A section of the Fibrobacter sp. UWH6 genome encodes:
- a CDS encoding FKBP-type peptidyl-prolyl cis-trans isomerase N-terminal domain-containing protein: MNMKKFALGAAALALVACNEQAAKKVVAIDANSTDDQKFAYMLGAQFGGQNATFIPRQMGEELYMDAVVQGVRDMVKASKDTSFKPQMTDDSLQAVGGRYTAIARNRAQATRPDSATFASFEGDQQKMRAWMDSATNALPVVAAQASTGANVTINAQSSDNAKFSYLIGMQFGNQLNAIGGQFDTSLDEDYFILGIKEAAAKVKDSTLTLQLPQDSLAAVGQRYQQKAQELRQAAMKKQQEEQEKVKAAVAELRGDTLANGMPKLMNYKVPVTGVTGKSTDLSDIAGKSALVFYFSATCGHCQHAAPQILDIAKEFASTGLTTLAVASGGNNKVGIRKFMDNAKWDETINVVWDETREFGELYSDGYVPKVYLVNPDGTYKLYGSFESEKETLKTEIAALLKGTPVVWTVEAPKAAEAPAEAPAAPAAPAPAAK; encoded by the coding sequence GGTGCCGCAGCCCTCGCTCTGGTTGCCTGTAATGAACAGGCTGCCAAGAAGGTTGTTGCCATCGATGCCAATTCTACCGACGACCAGAAGTTCGCCTATATGCTTGGTGCTCAGTTTGGTGGTCAGAACGCTACCTTCATTCCTCGCCAGATGGGCGAAGAACTGTACATGGACGCTGTGGTCCAGGGCGTACGCGACATGGTGAAGGCTTCTAAGGATACCAGCTTCAAGCCGCAGATGACCGATGATTCCCTGCAGGCTGTGGGTGGCCGTTACACTGCTATCGCCCGTAACCGAGCCCAGGCAACCCGCCCGGATAGCGCAACCTTCGCTTCTTTCGAAGGCGACCAGCAGAAGATGCGTGCCTGGATGGATTCTGCAACCAACGCCCTGCCTGTTGTTGCAGCCCAGGCTTCTACCGGTGCTAACGTTACCATTAACGCACAGTCCAGCGACAATGCCAAGTTCTCTTACCTGATCGGTATGCAGTTCGGTAACCAGCTGAACGCTATTGGTGGCCAGTTTGATACTTCTCTTGATGAAGACTACTTCATTCTCGGTATCAAGGAAGCTGCCGCCAAGGTGAAGGACTCGACCCTTACCCTCCAGCTGCCCCAGGATTCTCTGGCTGCAGTGGGCCAGCGCTACCAGCAGAAGGCTCAGGAACTCCGTCAGGCTGCCATGAAGAAGCAGCAGGAAGAACAGGAAAAGGTGAAGGCTGCCGTGGCTGAACTCCGTGGCGATACTCTCGCTAACGGCATGCCCAAGCTCATGAACTACAAGGTTCCTGTAACTGGTGTTACCGGTAAGTCTACCGACCTTTCTGACATCGCCGGCAAGTCTGCCCTGGTGTTCTACTTCTCTGCAACTTGCGGCCACTGCCAGCACGCTGCTCCCCAGATTCTCGACATCGCCAAGGAATTTGCTTCTACCGGCCTGACCACCCTGGCTGTTGCTAGCGGCGGAAACAACAAGGTTGGCATCCGTAAGTTCATGGACAACGCCAAGTGGGACGAAACCATTAACGTTGTGTGGGATGAAACCCGCGAATTCGGCGAACTCTATAGCGATGGCTACGTTCCCAAGGTCTACCTGGTGAACCCGGATGGTACCTACAAGCTGTACGGTTCCTTCGAAAGCGAAAAGGAAACTTTGAAGACCGAAATCGCTGCCTTGCTGAAGGGCACTCCGGTTGTCTGGACTGTCGAAGCTCCCAAGGCTGCCGAAGCTCCGGCTGAAGCTCCTGCCGCTCCTGCAGCACCTGCTCCCGCAGCTAAGTAG
- the mnmG gene encoding tRNA uridine-5-carboxymethylaminomethyl(34) synthesis enzyme MnmG: MIIAEYDVVVIGGGHAGIEATHAAWKLGVKTAMLTMEIDAIGRMSCNPAVGGVAKGQIVRDIDALGGLMGLLTDKAGIQFRMLNMSKGPAVWGPRAQCDMKYYSEVAKEVITNLPGLDVIEGELAAFERMADGRLELTLLDGKRYITKSIVVTSGTFLASKMFTGLDTSIGGRVGEPSSDKLSECLAREGVQLRRLKTGTPSRLDPDSIDFNECEVQRGDDSPWPMSDRHLDNAVPGRDANYFWGDPKNSFVRNDCVCWITRTNIKTHDILRSGFKDSPMFSGRIHGKGPRYCPSIEDKINRFGDRDGHQLFLEPEQADIGRVYINGFSSSLPADIQLQAIHTIPGLTRAKVLQIGYAVEYDSVDATQLYPTFECKKVPGLYFAGQVCGTSGYEEAAGQGLMAGINAALKVKGEEPLILGRSESYLGVMVDDLVNVLLDEPYRMFTSRAEYRLFLRSDNAEARLKEKARKIGMLSESDFADWVRRQELMATVKERLATTSALPEEANSILAEGGQALATERTRWINVLRRPGIDPEVFFKVATPDLNISRRDQWYMYAEEIYAGFFDRQAREIDDQKKMESVKLSPDLDFMQISAISIESRQRLNAQKPLTLGQASRIPGVRPADITVLAHWLENRYA; encoded by the coding sequence ATGATTATTGCTGAATACGACGTTGTTGTGATTGGTGGCGGTCATGCCGGTATCGAGGCCACGCATGCTGCCTGGAAACTTGGCGTAAAGACGGCCATGCTGACTATGGAAATTGATGCCATCGGTCGCATGAGTTGCAACCCGGCTGTGGGCGGTGTGGCCAAGGGCCAGATCGTTCGCGATATCGATGCCTTGGGTGGCCTGATGGGCTTGCTGACCGATAAGGCCGGTATTCAGTTCCGCATGTTGAACATGAGCAAGGGGCCTGCCGTTTGGGGACCCCGCGCCCAGTGCGACATGAAGTATTATAGCGAAGTGGCGAAGGAAGTGATTACGAACCTCCCGGGGCTGGATGTAATCGAAGGGGAACTGGCTGCCTTTGAACGTATGGCTGATGGCCGTCTGGAATTGACCTTGCTGGACGGCAAGCGTTACATTACCAAGTCTATCGTGGTGACGAGCGGAACCTTCCTGGCTTCTAAGATGTTTACCGGTCTGGATACCAGCATCGGTGGGCGAGTCGGGGAGCCTAGTTCCGACAAGCTTTCGGAATGCCTGGCCCGCGAAGGGGTGCAGCTCCGTCGCCTTAAGACGGGTACGCCTAGCCGCCTGGATCCGGATTCCATCGACTTTAACGAATGCGAAGTGCAGCGTGGTGACGATTCCCCGTGGCCCATGAGCGACCGCCACTTGGACAATGCCGTTCCCGGCCGCGATGCGAACTACTTCTGGGGCGACCCCAAGAACAGCTTTGTCCGCAACGATTGCGTCTGCTGGATTACCCGCACCAACATAAAGACTCACGATATTCTGCGTAGCGGCTTTAAGGATAGCCCCATGTTCAGTGGACGTATCCACGGCAAGGGCCCCCGCTATTGCCCCAGTATCGAAGACAAGATCAACCGCTTTGGCGACCGTGATGGCCACCAGCTGTTCCTGGAACCGGAACAGGCCGATATTGGTCGAGTGTATATCAACGGTTTCAGCTCCAGTCTGCCGGCGGATATTCAGCTCCAGGCCATTCATACCATTCCTGGCTTGACCCGCGCCAAGGTGCTGCAGATCGGTTATGCGGTTGAGTATGATTCCGTAGATGCGACCCAGCTTTACCCCACCTTTGAATGCAAGAAGGTGCCCGGCCTCTATTTTGCCGGCCAGGTTTGTGGCACCAGCGGTTACGAAGAGGCTGCTGGCCAGGGTTTGATGGCTGGTATTAATGCTGCCCTTAAAGTTAAAGGCGAAGAACCTCTGATTCTGGGCCGCTCCGAAAGCTACCTGGGCGTCATGGTGGATGACCTGGTGAACGTTCTGCTGGACGAACCCTACCGTATGTTTACCAGCCGTGCCGAATACCGTCTGTTCCTCCGCAGCGATAACGCCGAAGCCCGCCTCAAGGAAAAGGCCCGCAAGATCGGCATGCTGTCGGAATCCGACTTTGCCGACTGGGTCCGCCGTCAGGAACTGATGGCTACTGTAAAGGAACGTCTTGCAACTACCAGCGCCCTCCCCGAAGAGGCAAACAGCATTCTGGCCGAAGGTGGTCAGGCCCTGGCAACGGAACGTACCCGCTGGATTAACGTTTTGCGCCGCCCCGGCATCGACCCTGAAGTGTTTTTCAAGGTGGCTACTCCCGATTTGAACATTTCCCGCCGCGACCAGTGGTATATGTATGCCGAAGAGATTTATGCCGGTTTCTTCGACCGTCAGGCCCGAGAAATCGACGACCAGAAGAAGATGGAGTCTGTAAAGCTGTCTCCGGACCTGGATTTCATGCAGATTTCGGCCATCAGTATCGAAAGTCGTCAGCGCCTGAACGCCCAGAAGCCCCTCACATTGGGCCAGGCAAGCCGAATTCCGGGGGTCCGACCGGCCGATATTACGGTTTTGGCCCACTGGTTGGAAAATCGCTACGCCTAA
- a CDS encoding penicillin-binding protein activator LpoB, protein MRKLFALLAVGCCLCFVACSSGGGKSVTRIDENSTTDLSGKWNDTDSRLVADEMISSCLSSAKIDRLIKSMDRTPTVVIGKVKNKSHEHISVETFTKDMERALLNSGAVDFVANSDERAELRQEVMDQRGNATEETAKELGMEQGADWMLTGTINTIVDQEGGKSVIFYQVDMELTDLQSHKKLWIGDKKIKKFVSQDSVKM, encoded by the coding sequence ATGCGTAAACTGTTCGCTCTTCTCGCCGTTGGTTGCTGCCTTTGCTTTGTTGCTTGCAGCAGCGGTGGTGGCAAGTCCGTTACCCGTATCGACGAAAATTCCACTACAGACCTGTCTGGCAAGTGGAACGACACCGATTCCCGCCTGGTGGCTGACGAAATGATCTCTAGCTGCCTTTCTAGCGCAAAGATCGACCGTCTCATCAAGTCTATGGATCGTACTCCCACTGTCGTAATCGGCAAGGTCAAGAACAAGAGCCACGAACATATCAGTGTCGAAACCTTTACCAAGGACATGGAACGTGCCCTGCTGAACTCCGGTGCTGTTGACTTCGTTGCCAACTCCGACGAACGCGCAGAACTCCGCCAGGAAGTTATGGACCAGCGCGGCAACGCTACCGAAGAAACCGCCAAGGAACTGGGCATGGAACAGGGCGCCGACTGGATGCTCACCGGCACCATCAACACCATCGTCGACCAGGAAGGTGGCAAGTCCGTTATCTTCTACCAGGTTGATATGGAACTTACCGACCTCCAGTCTCACAAGAAGCTCTGGATTGGCGACAAGAAGATCAAGAAGTTCGTCTCCCAGGATTCTGTGAAGATGTAA
- the nirJ1 gene encoding putative heme d1 biosynthesis radical SAM protein NirJ1, with protein MISITKLLMDAPNYGDQLRYTPKAHEAKNGVSEGRGPVVVWNCTKTCNLKCVHCYARSEAIKYQNELTHEEGLALIDQLAEFKVPVILFSGGEPLLRPDFFELANYAASKGIRPTISTNGTCITPEVAEKLKAMGVGYVGISLDGNESTHDKFRGKEGAYKLAIRGIRNCVATGQKVGLRFTITKDNFRDLNSIFDLIEAENIDRACFYHLVYSGRGSGIVDHDLSHEESREVMDLIIDRVLDFKKRGLNKEILTVDNHADAVYLYQRMKREDPERAKKILELIQSNGGNRSGMAFGNIDSIGNVHPDQFTQYITLGNVRERKFGDIWTDESNPIMAGLKNRKPLLKGRCPKCAFLNLCNGNFRTRAEAVTGDFWEMDPACYLNDDEVVI; from the coding sequence ATGATCAGTATTACCAAGCTTTTGATGGATGCCCCAAATTATGGGGACCAGTTGCGCTATACTCCCAAGGCTCACGAAGCCAAGAACGGAGTTTCTGAAGGCCGCGGCCCGGTGGTGGTTTGGAACTGCACCAAGACCTGCAACCTGAAGTGCGTACACTGCTATGCCCGTTCTGAAGCCATCAAGTATCAGAACGAACTGACCCACGAAGAAGGTCTGGCACTTATCGATCAGCTGGCTGAATTCAAGGTTCCTGTGATCTTGTTCAGCGGTGGCGAACCTCTGCTTCGCCCCGACTTTTTTGAACTGGCCAACTATGCGGCCAGCAAGGGCATTCGCCCTACAATTTCTACCAACGGTACATGCATCACTCCCGAAGTGGCCGAAAAGCTGAAGGCCATGGGGGTGGGCTATGTTGGTATTAGCCTTGATGGTAACGAGTCTACCCATGACAAGTTCCGCGGTAAAGAGGGCGCCTATAAGCTTGCCATCCGCGGCATTCGTAACTGTGTGGCTACCGGTCAGAAGGTGGGCCTCCGCTTTACCATTACCAAGGACAATTTCCGCGACCTGAATTCCATCTTCGATTTGATCGAAGCCGAAAACATCGATCGTGCCTGCTTCTACCACCTGGTCTATAGCGGCCGTGGCAGCGGCATTGTTGACCATGACCTGAGCCACGAAGAAAGCCGTGAAGTCATGGACTTGATTATCGACCGCGTTCTTGATTTTAAGAAGCGTGGTCTCAATAAGGAAATTCTGACTGTCGACAATCACGCCGACGCCGTGTATCTGTACCAGCGCATGAAGCGCGAAGATCCGGAACGCGCCAAGAAGATTCTGGAACTGATCCAGAGCAATGGCGGTAACCGTAGCGGTATGGCTTTCGGTAACATCGACAGTATCGGTAACGTTCATCCCGACCAGTTCACCCAGTACATTACCCTGGGCAATGTTCGCGAACGCAAGTTCGGCGATATCTGGACCGACGAATCCAATCCCATTATGGCGGGCCTCAAGAACCGTAAGCCGCTGCTTAAGGGTCGCTGCCCCAAGTGCGCCTTCCTGAACCTTTGCAACGGTAACTTCCGTACCCGCGCCGAAGCTGTTACAGGTGACTTCTGGGAAATGGACCCGGCTTGCTACCTGAACGACGACGAAGTGGTTATCTAG
- a CDS encoding Lrp/AsnC family transcriptional regulator, whose product MTELEQQILDIIQDGFPIVERPYAALADMLNREAVLQHADDAQHLHTTEQLVFDVVESLRSSGVIRRLGGVYDTKRLGLVSRLCAGKVPSVATGATDDSALEQFAAAVMEIPAITHNYVRSHQYNVWFTVIAESELALQAVIDKLCGETALHDVHSMPARKMFKINTVMSRRSRTSTKQGEPSASAMNSVSSANALNVSALSVSDRTRIRLLSGDLPHSLTPFNELFADVISGTKSLADLLQDACSDLTSRRMRRFGAVLRHQDAGFPCNAMVCFDVADGSAAGAVLAANSHVSHCYERPPFEGFPYNVYAMFHASTSEELLRFVNEAVAALGNPQFAVLHSVRELKKTSYKYF is encoded by the coding sequence ATGACTGAATTAGAACAGCAAATCCTTGACATCATCCAGGACGGATTCCCCATTGTGGAACGTCCTTATGCTGCCTTGGCCGATATGCTGAATCGCGAAGCCGTGTTGCAGCATGCGGATGATGCTCAACATTTGCATACTACGGAACAGCTTGTATTTGATGTGGTTGAATCCCTTCGTTCATCTGGCGTTATCCGTCGACTTGGCGGTGTGTACGATACAAAACGACTTGGTCTGGTAAGCCGCCTGTGTGCCGGCAAGGTTCCTAGCGTGGCGACTGGTGCCACTGACGATTCTGCCCTGGAACAGTTTGCTGCTGCGGTTATGGAAATTCCTGCCATTACCCACAATTACGTCAGGTCTCACCAGTATAATGTGTGGTTTACGGTCATTGCCGAAAGTGAATTGGCTTTGCAGGCTGTAATCGATAAACTTTGCGGGGAGACCGCTCTGCACGATGTTCATTCCATGCCGGCCCGCAAGATGTTCAAGATCAACACGGTCATGTCTCGGCGTTCCAGGACTTCGACAAAGCAGGGCGAACCTTCGGCTAGCGCGATGAACTCGGTAAGTTCGGCGAATGCCTTGAACGTTTCGGCGTTGTCTGTTTCTGACCGAACCCGCATCCGGTTGCTGAGTGGAGATTTGCCTCATTCCCTGACTCCGTTTAACGAACTTTTCGCGGATGTCATTAGCGGGACGAAGTCTCTGGCGGATCTTTTACAGGATGCTTGTTCTGACCTGACGTCCAGGCGTATGCGCCGATTCGGGGCCGTACTTCGCCATCAGGATGCCGGCTTCCCGTGCAATGCCATGGTTTGTTTTGATGTGGCTGATGGGTCTGCTGCCGGTGCGGTTCTCGCGGCGAATTCCCACGTGTCCCATTGCTATGAACGCCCTCCGTTTGAGGGGTTCCCCTATAATGTTTATGCCATGTTCCATGCTTCTACAAGCGAAGAACTTCTGCGTTTTGTGAACGAGGCTGTGGCGGCTCTTGGCAATCCTCAGTTTGCGGTACTGCATTCTGTACGCGAACTTAAGAAGACCAGCTATAAGTACTTCTAG
- a CDS encoding CotH kinase family protein produces MRLSFVKSLMFLLIALLFGGCVYDGTDDEMDYLPIDDSQYPYAGIPRVVIETENFSQIRDVETEFPSRLQIYGDSAPVSGVYKLTVRGRGNSSAKMPKYGLKLEFEDKVKMFGMPKNRDWALIANYGDKTHLRNFMMSRISEWLGARYTPKMQFVELYLNRKYMGLYLFSETVKVGKNRVNIEENDSTFLFEKEDSKKLDPPYVTTNLGYTFHVKSPKNMTEKSEALLTEHLNEFEIFIHGGHNGYSDTMSKWIDMEDYLRYYWVQEYSKNEDGSFARSVYMTWSKGGLIHFGPLWDFDLAFGNASYDQNKSADGWYIRSQRWNRLIFNDYYVLLEAQKFWEDHKELFYDLIDSVPLYRKGIEKAIANEYKRWPIIRNTENWALKEPYDSYDEAVEAMVKWMKERYEWIEEH; encoded by the coding sequence ATGCGGTTGTCTTTCGTAAAAAGTTTGATGTTCCTTTTGATCGCCTTGTTGTTTGGCGGTTGTGTTTATGATGGAACGGATGACGAAATGGATTACTTGCCCATTGATGATTCGCAGTACCCTTATGCGGGTATTCCCCGTGTGGTTATCGAGACCGAAAATTTTTCTCAGATCCGGGATGTTGAAACGGAATTCCCGTCGCGGCTCCAGATTTATGGCGACTCGGCTCCGGTTAGCGGTGTCTATAAGCTGACTGTTCGTGGCCGCGGAAATTCAAGCGCCAAGATGCCCAAGTACGGGCTGAAACTGGAATTTGAAGACAAGGTAAAAATGTTCGGCATGCCCAAGAATAGGGACTGGGCCCTGATCGCCAATTATGGGGACAAGACTCATTTGCGGAATTTTATGATGTCCAGAATTTCGGAATGGCTTGGGGCGAGATATACTCCCAAGATGCAATTTGTAGAGCTTTATCTAAATCGCAAATATATGGGCCTCTACCTTTTTTCTGAAACCGTAAAGGTGGGCAAGAACCGGGTGAACATCGAAGAGAACGATTCTACCTTTTTGTTTGAAAAGGAAGACAGTAAAAAATTGGATCCGCCTTATGTGACCACGAATTTGGGATACACATTCCATGTGAAGTCGCCCAAGAATATGACGGAAAAGTCAGAAGCGCTGCTGACGGAACACCTGAATGAATTTGAGATTTTTATTCATGGCGGTCACAATGGTTATTCTGATACCATGAGCAAATGGATTGATATGGAAGATTATCTGCGCTACTATTGGGTGCAGGAATATTCAAAGAATGAAGATGGCTCTTTTGCCCGCAGCGTTTATATGACTTGGTCGAAGGGAGGCTTGATTCATTTTGGCCCCCTGTGGGATTTTGACCTGGCTTTCGGCAATGCTTCCTATGATCAGAATAAATCTGCCGATGGTTGGTACATTCGTTCTCAACGCTGGAACCGTCTAATTTTCAATGACTATTACGTTCTGTTGGAAGCGCAAAAATTCTGGGAAGATCACAAGGAACTTTTTTATGACTTGATCGATAGCGTGCCCCTGTACCGTAAGGGAATCGAGAAGGCTATTGCCAATGAATACAAGCGTTGGCCCATTATCCGCAATACCGAAAACTGGGCTTTGAAGGAACCGTATGATTCTTACGATGAAGCGGTTGAAGCCATGGTGAAGTGGATGAAAGAACGGTACGAATGGATTGAAGAACATTAA
- the hemA gene encoding glutamyl-tRNA reductase — protein sequence MRKIYMAGMSHKVADIAVREKFYIPMDIKTETLQRKPFDELLILATCNRTEFYVASDRELEEGELVRYICGLVGQKFEDFGQFFYVKCGDDVAHHVMNVCAGLDSVAVGEDQILNQINRAYETAHQLGATGNSLNKLFQSAIHTTKRIKTETNLSKLSCNIPFLAMKQVLKTFDDLENRSVYIIGLGEMGSLMLKYVQEYTTHIFASSRTFSNAEKFADVLTPVPFENRYDVVGTCDVVILCSACHDPIITRDEYAAALKEKSHLVIDLGSPRNGEASIGELPDVTYVCVDELQKVVDENRRLRVIELEAAQKILQEGIEEFLQWYRMDDVAKLINVQAEKMMRMASEESEKLLRSLPNLETAESEKIQMMFERFAKKIASEYLYKVKDKNSPENVQKYLECLCNVSS from the coding sequence ATGCGAAAAATCTACATGGCAGGAATGAGTCATAAGGTCGCGGATATTGCTGTCCGCGAGAAGTTCTATATCCCCATGGATATAAAGACCGAAACTCTCCAGCGCAAACCTTTTGATGAACTTTTGATTCTTGCCACCTGTAACCGCACTGAATTTTACGTGGCCAGCGACAGGGAACTTGAAGAAGGCGAACTGGTCCGCTACATTTGCGGATTGGTTGGACAGAAGTTTGAAGACTTCGGACAGTTCTTCTATGTGAAGTGTGGTGACGATGTGGCCCATCATGTGATGAACGTGTGTGCGGGCCTGGATTCCGTGGCCGTGGGGGAGGACCAGATCCTTAACCAGATTAATCGTGCTTACGAAACGGCTCACCAGCTTGGGGCTACAGGCAACAGCCTGAATAAGCTTTTTCAGAGTGCCATTCACACCACCAAGCGCATCAAGACCGAAACCAATTTGAGCAAGCTTAGCTGCAACATTCCCTTTTTGGCCATGAAGCAGGTCCTTAAGACTTTTGACGATCTTGAAAACCGTTCGGTCTACATTATCGGCCTTGGCGAAATGGGTTCCCTGATGTTGAAGTATGTTCAGGAATATACGACTCACATTTTTGCCAGCAGCCGCACTTTTTCTAATGCCGAAAAGTTTGCCGACGTGTTGACTCCTGTTCCGTTTGAAAACCGCTACGATGTGGTTGGAACGTGCGATGTGGTCATTCTATGTAGCGCTTGCCATGACCCGATTATTACCAGGGATGAGTACGCTGCCGCCTTAAAGGAAAAGTCCCACTTGGTCATCGACTTGGGAAGCCCCCGTAATGGTGAAGCCTCTATTGGCGAACTTCCGGACGTTACCTATGTCTGCGTCGATGAACTGCAGAAAGTTGTGGATGAAAACCGCCGCCTCCGCGTTATCGAACTGGAGGCCGCCCAGAAAATCCTTCAGGAAGGTATCGAGGAATTTTTGCAGTGGTACCGCATGGATGATGTGGCCAAGCTTATTAATGTCCAGGCCGAAAAGATGATGCGGATGGCTTCCGAGGAATCTGAGAAATTGCTCCGCTCCTTGCCGAATTTGGAAACTGCGGAATCTGAAAAAATTCAGATGATGTTTGAACGGTTCGCCAAGAAAATCGCCAGCGAGTACCTCTATAAGGTAAAGGACAAAAATTCTCCTGAAAACGTTCAGAAGTATTTGGAATGCCTTTGCAACGTGTCATCCTGA
- the hemC gene encoding hydroxymethylbilane synthase — protein MKLRIATRKSALALAQTTQAADEIVAANRSFFADEKVGGNCADGGDCAGLSYELVSMTTEGDRRLDKSLASFGGKGVFIKELEVALLEGRADIAIHSLKDMPAEVLPQFKLAAVLKREDPRDAFLARGGVAGIRFMDLPAGAKVGTGSIRRVVQLKALRPDLEYVPIRGNIQTRISKLAELDGVVLAAAGLNRMGLTDQVTEYFSTEQMLPASGQGILAIETLRQPEELCVETILSRVNHVPTFCIAVAEMAFLKALDAGCQFPVASFAEFEKDAIGDVRTLKIRGIYWDESSSRLLRAETSREIHMNESNTLEESKALGVALAELIKKQLAE, from the coding sequence ATGAAGCTAAGAATCGCGACCCGTAAGAGCGCCTTGGCGCTTGCCCAGACCACCCAGGCTGCCGATGAAATCGTTGCGGCCAACCGCAGTTTTTTCGCTGACGAAAAGGTCGGTGGGAATTGCGCCGATGGTGGGGACTGCGCGGGCCTCTCATACGAACTGGTTTCTATGACTACTGAAGGGGACCGTCGTCTGGACAAGTCCCTGGCAAGTTTTGGAGGCAAGGGCGTTTTTATCAAGGAACTTGAAGTGGCTCTTCTGGAAGGGCGCGCTGACATTGCGATTCATAGCCTGAAGGATATGCCTGCCGAAGTGCTTCCCCAGTTTAAGTTGGCTGCCGTGTTAAAACGCGAAGATCCCCGTGACGCTTTTTTGGCCCGCGGGGGTGTCGCTGGCATCCGCTTTATGGACCTGCCTGCGGGAGCCAAGGTTGGAACGGGTAGCATTCGACGTGTCGTTCAGCTGAAGGCCTTGCGCCCGGATTTGGAATACGTTCCCATTCGCGGAAACATCCAGACCCGCATTTCTAAGCTGGCCGAATTGGACGGTGTTGTCCTTGCTGCCGCCGGCTTGAACCGAATGGGGTTGACGGATCAGGTGACTGAATATTTTAGCACCGAACAGATGCTCCCTGCCAGCGGCCAGGGCATCCTCGCCATTGAAACCCTGCGCCAACCCGAAGAGCTGTGTGTCGAAACGATCCTCTCCCGCGTAAACCACGTTCCCACCTTCTGTATTGCCGTTGCCGAAATGGCTTTCTTGAAGGCTCTGGATGCAGGATGCCAATTCCCTGTGGCAAGTTTTGCAGAATTTGAAAAAGACGCAATTGGTGATGTACGTACTTTGAAAATTCGCGGTATCTATTGGGACGAATCTTCCTCTCGTTTGCTTCGTGCTGAAACGTCCCGTGAAATCCACATGAATGAATCCAATACGCTCGAAGAATCCAAGGCTTTGGGCGTTGCCCTTGCGGAACTCATTAAAAAGCAGCTGGCTGAATAA